Genomic segment of Bradyrhizobium diazoefficiens:
GATCGAGCGGCCGGGCACCGGCGATGACGCACGCGCCTTCGGCCCGCCGTACCTGACCGATCCCGAGGGCAAGGCCAACAACAACAATTCGTTCTATCTCTGCGCCAACCGCAACAAGAGGTCGGTCACCGTCAACATCGCCAAGCCCGAGGGGCAGGCGATCATCCGCGAGCTTGCGAAGGACGTCGACGTCTTCATGGAGAACTACAAGGTCGGCGATCTCAAGCGCTACGGCCTCGACTACGAGACCATCAAGGCGATCAATCCTAGGATCATCTATTGCTCGGTGACCGGCTTCGGCCAGACCGGCCCGTATGCACCGCGCGCCGGTTATGATGCGATCCTGCAGGCGATGGGCGGCCTGATGAGCGTCACCGGCCACATCGACGGCGAGCCCGGCGAGGGGCCGATGAAGGTTGGCCCGTCGATCGTCGACTACATGACCGGCATGAATACCTCGATCGGGCTTTTGTCGGCACTCTACCATCGCGACATTAATGGCGGCGTCGGGCAGCACCTCGACGTCTGTCTGTTCGACACCGTGATCGCCTCGCTCAGCCACTGGCTCCAGATCTATCTCGTCAACGGCAAGACGCCGCCGCGCCGCGGCACCTGGGGCAATGGCGGCATGCCGGCCGGCGTGTTCCGCTGCACCGACGGCGAGCTGATGCTGGTGGTCGGCAATGACGGCCAGTTCCAGCGCACCTGCGCCGTGCTTGGCGAGCCCGAGCTCGCCAACGACAAACGCTTCATCAAGAACAACGACCGCGTCGTGCATGGCAAGGAGATCATGGCGATCTTCGCCGGCCTGTTCCTTAAAAAACCGGTGGCCTATTGGCTGGATAGGCTCGAGGAGGCCGGCGTGCCGTCAGGTCCGATCAACAATTTCGAACAGGTGTTCAGCGATCCGCACGTCCAGTCGCGCGGCATGCGGGTGAAGGTCGACCATCCCTTCGACCCCGATCTGTCGCTGATCCGCAACGCGCTCACCTTCTCGGAGACCCCGATCAAGACTTACCGCGCTCCGCCGCTGTTAGGCGAGCACACCCAGGAGGTGCTCGGCGGCAAGCTCGGCTATGATGCGGACAAGATCGAGACGCTGAAGAAGCAGGGGATTATCTGATTTCATGACCGGCAAGACTATCATCACCTGCGCGATCACGGGCAACCTGACGAAACCCGAGCAGTCGCCGTATCTGCCCATCACGCCCGAGCAGATCGCGACATCGGCGCTGGAAGCCGCCGAAGCAGGCGCCGCCATCGCCCACATCCATGTGCGCGATCCCGCGACCGGGCGACCCTCGATGTCGGTCGACCTCTATCGCGATGTCGTCGAGCGCATCCGCGCGCGGAACAAGAGCCTGGTCATCAACCTCACCACCGGCCCCGGCGGGCGCTTCGTGCCCTCGATCGAGGATCCGCGCGTCGCCGGCCCCGGCACCACGCTGCTCCAACCCGAGAAGCGCGTCGAGCATATCGAGCAGTTGAAGCCCGACATCTGCACGCTCGACCTCAACACCATGAATTCCGGCAGCGAGGTCGTGATCAACACGCCGCGCAACGTCCGCATCATGGCGGACCGGATGAAGGCGGCCGGCGTGCTGCCGGAGATCGAGCTGTTCGATTCCGGCGACTGCCATCTCGCGCGCGACTTGCTCGCCGACGGCGCGCTGAAAGGGCCTGGCTTGTTCTCGCTCGTGCTCGGCGTCAAATACGGCTTCTCTGCGACGCCGGAAACGATGTTCTACGCGCGCAGCCTGCTGCCGCCGGGCGCGATCTGGTCCGGCTTCGGCATCGGCCGCGCCGAATTCCCGATGGTGGCGCAGGCGTATCTGCTCGGCGGCCACGTCCGCGTCGGTATGGAGGACAATCTTTATATGTCGAAGGGCGTGCTGGCGAAGACCAATGCCGAGCTGGTCGCGCATGCCGCGTCCATTCTGAACAGTCTGGGGGCGAGCGTCGCGACTGCGACGGAGGCGCGCGCGATGCTCGGGCTTGGCTGATCGCGTTGAACGATTAGTGACGGAAGCATGACGATCGCGCGGCCTTGTGCGAGGCTTGCACGCAATCCCCAGATAAACCCGGTCCGTACTCACACAGGCTTCCGCTTCGGCCGCGACTCAGATTCGATCTCTCCCACTGGGTTCGGGAGGGAAGTGCATGTCCTACACGATCGGGTTCCAAGCGAAGAACCAGAAGGCAATTCTGGCGACCGAGGCTGCGACGGCCAACCAGGCTGTCGCCATCATTGCCGCACTGCGGCAAAGTGCCGAAGAGATCAAGTTCATCCGCTCGCCGCAGGAAGGCGACATGGGCATCGAGATGCTGCTCCTGCTCGCCAAGGAAGAGGCCGAGGAGATGCCGCAGCGGGCGTAATCCCGCGGCCACACTTCGATCAGAAGCGAAACATGCCGGCTGCCTAACAATGTAGTCAGGCCCCAGTCTCGCTTGAACCGAAGGTAGCCGCCCATGAAACGCGAAGCGCTTCGCGTCGAACCGATCTCGTCCTTTCTCGATCGCGTGAAGGCGCCGACCTCGCCGGTGACGCGCGCCGGCAACATGATCTTCGTCGCTGGCCTCCCGCCATTCGACCCGAAGACGGGCGAACTTGCGGAAATGCCGATCGAGCGGCAGAGCGAGATCATCATGGAGCAGATGAAGCTGTGCCTGGAGACGGCCGGCGCATCGCTGGACAACGTCATGAAGTGCAACGTCTATTGCACCTCGACCAAGCACTTCGCCGCGTTCAACGCGGTCTATGCAAGATACTTCCCGGTCGATCCGCCGGCGCGGATTTTCGTTTGCACGCCGGAATGGTTCGGCCCCTTCGACGTCGAGATCGATTGCATAGCGATGATGTGAGACACTAGACTAGCGCACCAGCGCGCGCGGCTTTGTCTCCGTCCGTCCCGCCGTCAGCGCCATCGTCGACACGCTGACGACGCGCGCAACCACGTCTTCGACGTCGTCGAGATCGCATTTGCCTTCCGACAGCTTCGTCAGCCGCTCGCTCTCGCGGATGGTGTGGTGCGCCATCGCCAGTGCAAAGTTGAGGCCCCAGTAGATCTCGACATCGCTGCGGTCGGGGAGGGACCTGCGCATCGCGCCGGCGAATTTCCGCAGATGGTCGATCTCGCGGTTCTTGATGCGACGGATCGGCGGCACGGATTCGATGGAGGCGCGGATCATGAAGCGCGCCGCGGTCGAGCGCTGGTTCTCGGGGCCGAGGCAACCGCGCAGGGTCGGGCCGACCAGCGCGCGCAAGATCACCTCGATCGGCGCACGGCCGCCGCCGT
This window contains:
- a CDS encoding CaiB/BaiF CoA-transferase family protein; its protein translation is MSALPLSGIKILDLTRVLAGPLSAQMLGDLGADVIKIERPGTGDDARAFGPPYLTDPEGKANNNNSFYLCANRNKRSVTVNIAKPEGQAIIRELAKDVDVFMENYKVGDLKRYGLDYETIKAINPRIIYCSVTGFGQTGPYAPRAGYDAILQAMGGLMSVTGHIDGEPGEGPMKVGPSIVDYMTGMNTSIGLLSALYHRDINGGVGQHLDVCLFDTVIASLSHWLQIYLVNGKTPPRRGTWGNGGMPAGVFRCTDGELMLVVGNDGQFQRTCAVLGEPELANDKRFIKNNDRVVHGKEIMAIFAGLFLKKPVAYWLDRLEEAGVPSGPINNFEQVFSDPHVQSRGMRVKVDHPFDPDLSLIRNALTFSETPIKTYRAPPLLGEHTQEVLGGKLGYDADKIETLKKQGII
- a CDS encoding 3-keto-5-aminohexanoate cleavage protein; this encodes MTGKTIITCAITGNLTKPEQSPYLPITPEQIATSALEAAEAGAAIAHIHVRDPATGRPSMSVDLYRDVVERIRARNKSLVINLTTGPGGRFVPSIEDPRVAGPGTTLLQPEKRVEHIEQLKPDICTLDLNTMNSGSEVVINTPRNVRIMADRMKAAGVLPEIELFDSGDCHLARDLLADGALKGPGLFSLVLGVKYGFSATPETMFYARSLLPPGAIWSGFGIGRAEFPMVAQAYLLGGHVRVGMEDNLYMSKGVLAKTNAELVAHAASILNSLGASVATATEARAMLGLG
- a CDS encoding RidA family protein → MKREALRVEPISSFLDRVKAPTSPVTRAGNMIFVAGLPPFDPKTGELAEMPIERQSEIIMEQMKLCLETAGASLDNVMKCNVYCTSTKHFAAFNAVYARYFPVDPPARIFVCTPEWFGPFDVEIDCIAMM
- a CDS encoding TetR/AcrR family transcriptional regulator; the protein is MASDHTRSAILAAAERLYADRGFGDVTLRDIVAEANVNLAAVNYHFGSKDELIAELFVTRSIATNRERLRELKAAEEDGGGRAPIEVILRALVGPTLRGCLGPENQRSTAARFMIRASIESVPPIRRIKNREIDHLRKFAGAMRRSLPDRSDVEIYWGLNFALAMAHHTIRESERLTKLSEGKCDLDDVEDVVARVVSVSTMALTAGRTETKPRALVR